One genomic region from Enterobacter hormaechei ATCC 49162 encodes:
- a CDS encoding winged helix-turn-helix domain-containing protein → MSLPQLSLAAARNLHLAAQGLLKKPRRRAQPADILSTVQRMSLLQIDTINIVARSPYLVLFSRLGNYPPQWLDNALSQGELMEYWAHEACFLPRSDFALVRHRMLAPEKMGWKYRQEWMVEHAAEIEQLIAHIQENGPVRSADFEHPRKGASGWWEWKPHKRHLEGLFTSGKVMVVERRNFQRVYDLTHRVMPHWDDTRDLLSQDAAEAIMLENSARSLGIFRPQWLADYYRLRQPQLKPLLETWQREQRVMPVSVASLGEMWLHADLFPLLPQAQEGKLQATHSAVLSPFDPVVWDRKRAGQLFHFSYRLECYTPAPRRLYGYFVLPLLHKGQLVGRMDAKMHRKTGMLEIIALWLEEGIKVTAGLEKGLTTALSDFARWQGAHEIVLGRVPAGLFTTCRGGWETDTP, encoded by the coding sequence ATGTCTCTACCGCAACTCTCACTTGCAGCCGCACGAAACCTGCATCTTGCCGCCCAGGGGCTTCTGAAAAAGCCCCGCCGCCGCGCGCAGCCAGCGGATATCCTCTCAACCGTGCAACGCATGTCGTTGCTGCAAATCGACACCATTAACATCGTGGCGCGTAGCCCGTATCTGGTCCTGTTTAGCCGCCTGGGAAACTATCCTCCGCAATGGCTGGATAATGCGCTGAGTCAGGGCGAACTGATGGAATACTGGGCGCATGAAGCCTGTTTTCTCCCGCGCAGCGATTTTGCACTGGTGCGTCACCGCATGCTCGCCCCGGAGAAAATGGGCTGGAAATACCGCCAGGAGTGGATGGTGGAACACGCGGCGGAAATAGAGCAACTGATTGCCCATATTCAGGAAAACGGTCCTGTACGCTCCGCGGATTTTGAACATCCGCGAAAAGGCGCAAGCGGATGGTGGGAGTGGAAACCGCACAAACGTCATCTCGAAGGGCTGTTTACGTCGGGTAAAGTGATGGTGGTCGAGCGTCGCAATTTTCAGCGCGTCTATGACCTCACGCACCGCGTTATGCCTCACTGGGACGATACGCGTGACCTGCTGTCTCAGGACGCAGCCGAAGCCATCATGCTTGAAAACAGCGCCCGCAGCCTGGGCATATTTCGCCCGCAGTGGCTGGCGGATTATTATCGTCTGCGTCAGCCGCAGCTAAAACCGCTGCTGGAAACGTGGCAGCGCGAACAGCGCGTCATGCCGGTCTCGGTAGCGTCGTTAGGTGAAATGTGGTTGCATGCGGATTTGTTCCCTCTGCTGCCGCAGGCGCAGGAGGGCAAACTTCAGGCGACCCACAGTGCCGTGCTGTCGCCGTTCGACCCCGTCGTCTGGGACAGAAAGCGGGCCGGGCAGTTGTTTCATTTCAGCTACCGTCTGGAATGCTACACCCCGGCGCCAAGGCGTCTGTATGGTTATTTTGTTTTGCCGCTGCTGCACAAAGGCCAGCTGGTCGGGCGGATGGACGCTAAAATGCACCGTAAAACCGGCATGCTTGAAATTATCGCGCTCTGGCTCGAAGAGGGCATAAAAGTGACGGCTGGCCTGGAAAAAGGGTTAACGACTGCGCTCAGTGACTTTGCGCGCTGGCAGGGGGCGCATGAAATTGTACTCGGTCGCGTACCTGCGGGGCTGTTTACGACCTGTCGAGGTGGCTGGGAAACAGACACTCCCTGA
- the elyC gene encoding envelope biogenesis factor ElyC, with amino-acid sequence MLFTLKKYIGGMMLPLPLLLLLIALGLALIWFSRFQKSGKSLVTVGWLALLLLSLQPVADGLLRPIENTYPTWQGSQKVGYIVVLGGGYTWDPNWAPSSNLINNSLPRLNEGIRLWLANPGSKMIFTGAAAKTNPVSTAEAGARVAESLGVPRSAIITLDSPKDTEEEAAAVKQAIGDVPFLLVTSASHLPRAMIFFEQRGLHPLPAPANQMAIDAPLNPWERIIPSPVWLMHSDRVGYETLGRLWQWLKGSSGKPGQE; translated from the coding sequence ATGCTTTTTACCCTAAAAAAATATATCGGAGGCATGATGCTTCCTCTTCCCCTGCTGCTGCTTCTCATCGCGCTGGGGCTGGCATTGATATGGTTTAGCCGCTTTCAGAAAAGCGGTAAATCTCTCGTTACCGTGGGCTGGCTGGCGCTGCTGTTACTCAGCCTGCAACCGGTCGCTGACGGTTTGTTACGTCCGATTGAAAACACCTACCCGACATGGCAGGGAAGTCAGAAGGTGGGCTATATCGTGGTGCTGGGCGGCGGGTATACCTGGGATCCGAACTGGGCACCCAGCTCGAACCTGATCAACAACAGTCTGCCGCGTCTGAACGAGGGGATCCGCCTGTGGCTGGCCAATCCGGGATCGAAGATGATCTTCACGGGCGCTGCGGCAAAAACCAACCCGGTCAGTACCGCTGAAGCAGGAGCGAGAGTGGCTGAATCCCTCGGCGTACCACGCTCCGCCATCATCACGCTGGATAGCCCAAAAGATACCGAAGAAGAGGCGGCCGCAGTGAAACAGGCCATCGGTGATGTCCCATTCCTGCTGGTGACTTCTGCTTCACACCTGCCGCGCGCAATGATTTTCTTTGAGCAGCGGGGCCTGCATCCGCTTCCTGCTCCGGCAAACCAGATGGCTATTGACGCCCCGCTCAATCCGTGGGAACGAATAATCCCGTCCCCCGTATGGCTGATGCACAGCGACCGCGTCGGCTACGAGACGCTTGGCCGCCTCTGGCAGTGGCTCAAAGGTTCCTCAGGCAAGCCAGGGCAGGAGTGA
- the msbA gene encoding lipid A ABC transporter ATP-binding protein/permease MsbA: protein MHNDKDLSTWQTFRRLWPMIAPFKAGLIVAGVALILNAASDTFMLSLLKPLLDDGFGKTDRSVLLWMPLVVIGLMILRGISSYVSSYCISWVSGKVVMTMRRRLFSHMMGMPVSFFDKQSTGTLLSRITYDSEQVASSSSSALITVVREGASIIGLFAMMFYYSWQLSLILIVLAPIVSIAIRVVSKRFRNISKNMQNTMGQVTTSAEQMLKGHKEVLIFGGQEVETKRFDKVSNRMRLQGMKMVSASSISDPIIQLIASLALAFVLYAASFPSVMETLTAGTITVVFSSMIALMRPLKSLTNVNAQFQRGMAACQTLFSILDSEQEKDEGTRVIARAKGDLEFRNVTFTYPGREVPALRDISLSIPAGKTVALVGRSGSGKSTIASLITRFYDIDQGEILLDGHDLREYTLQSLRNQVALVSQNVHLFNDTVANNIAYARTEEYSREEIENAARMAYAMDFINKMDNGLDTVIGENGVLLSGGQRQRIAIARALLRNSPILILDEATSALDTESERAIQSALDELQKNRTSLVIAHRLSTIEQADEIVVVEDGVIVERGSHADLLEQRGVYAQLHKMQFGQ, encoded by the coding sequence ATGCATAACGACAAAGATCTCTCCACGTGGCAAACGTTCCGCCGGCTCTGGCCGATGATTGCTCCTTTCAAAGCAGGCTTGATCGTGGCGGGCGTAGCGTTAATCCTCAACGCAGCCAGCGATACGTTTATGTTATCGCTCCTCAAACCGTTACTGGATGACGGTTTTGGTAAAACGGATCGTTCAGTGCTGCTATGGATGCCGCTGGTGGTTATTGGGCTGATGATCTTACGCGGCATCTCCAGCTATGTATCCAGCTACTGCATCTCCTGGGTATCCGGTAAAGTGGTGATGACCATGCGCCGTCGGTTGTTCAGCCATATGATGGGGATGCCAGTCTCATTCTTTGATAAACAGTCAACCGGTACGCTGCTGTCACGTATTACCTACGATTCAGAGCAGGTGGCGTCCTCCTCCTCCAGCGCACTAATTACCGTTGTGCGTGAAGGCGCATCCATCATCGGTCTGTTTGCGATGATGTTCTATTACAGCTGGCAACTGTCGCTCATCCTTATTGTGCTGGCGCCGATTGTCTCTATCGCTATTCGCGTGGTATCAAAGCGTTTTCGCAACATCAGTAAAAATATGCAGAATACGATGGGGCAGGTGACTACCAGCGCCGAGCAGATGCTGAAAGGCCATAAAGAAGTGTTGATTTTCGGCGGTCAGGAAGTCGAAACCAAACGCTTTGATAAGGTCAGCAACAGAATGCGCCTGCAAGGAATGAAAATGGTATCGGCCTCGTCGATTTCCGATCCGATCATTCAGCTGATTGCCTCTCTGGCACTGGCCTTTGTCCTGTATGCCGCAAGCTTCCCGAGCGTCATGGAAACCCTGACTGCGGGTACCATTACCGTGGTGTTCTCATCCATGATTGCGCTGATGCGTCCGCTGAAATCGCTGACCAACGTCAACGCCCAGTTCCAACGTGGGATGGCAGCCTGCCAGACGCTGTTCAGCATCCTCGATTCCGAACAGGAAAAAGATGAAGGGACACGCGTGATCGCGCGCGCTAAAGGCGACCTGGAATTCCGCAACGTCACCTTTACCTATCCTGGCCGCGAAGTACCGGCGCTGCGCGATATCAGCCTGTCCATCCCGGCGGGGAAAACCGTTGCGCTGGTCGGTCGTTCCGGTTCAGGCAAGTCGACCATTGCCAGCCTGATTACCCGTTTCTACGATATCGACCAGGGCGAGATCCTGCTGGATGGTCATGACCTGCGGGAATATACCCTACAGTCGCTGCGTAATCAGGTCGCGCTGGTCTCGCAGAACGTGCATCTGTTCAACGATACGGTGGCGAACAACATTGCCTATGCCCGTACCGAAGAGTATAGCCGTGAAGAGATCGAGAATGCGGCGCGTATGGCCTATGCGATGGACTTCATTAACAAAATGGATAATGGTCTGGATACGGTCATTGGTGAAAACGGCGTGCTGCTCTCCGGTGGTCAGCGTCAGCGTATCGCGATAGCCCGTGCGCTGCTGCGCAACAGTCCGATTCTAATCCTGGATGAAGCGACATCTGCACTGGATACGGAATCTGAACGCGCTATCCAGTCGGCTCTGGATGAATTACAGAAAAACCGCACCTCGCTGGTTATCGCGCACCGCCTGTCGACTATCGAACAGGCTGACGAAATCGTGGTGGTGGAAGACGGCGTGATCGTTGAACGCGGCAGCCATGCGGACCTGCTGGAACAACGGGGTGTTTACGCGCAGCTTCATAAAATGCAGTTCGGTCAATGA
- the ycaR gene encoding protein YcaR — protein MDHRLLEIIACPVCNGKLYYSQDKQELICKLDSLAFPLRDGIPVLLENEARSLVAEESKP, from the coding sequence ATGGATCACCGTTTACTTGAAATTATTGCCTGCCCGGTGTGCAACGGCAAACTCTATTACAGCCAGGATAAACAAGAGCTGATTTGCAAACTGGACAGCCTGGCATTCCCGCTGCGTGACGGTATTCCGGTCCTGCTGGAAAATGAAGCCCGTTCCCTGGTGGCAGAAGAGAGCAAACCATGA
- a CDS encoding YcbJ family phosphotransferase has product MEQLRAELSHLLGEKLSRVECVNEKADTALWSLYDSQGNPMPLMARSFTSPGVARQLAWKMSMLAREGTVRMPTVYGVMTHEDHPGPDVLLIERLRGVSVEAPTRTPARWEQLKDQIVEALLAWHRQDSRGLVGAVDSTQENLWPLWYRQRVEVLWGTLNQFNNTGLTMQDKRILFRTRECLPTLFEGFNDNCVLVHGNFTLRSMLKDSRSDQLLAMVGPGIMLWAPREYELFRLSEGGAAEDLLWHYLQRAPVAEAFLWRRWLYLLWDEVAQLVNTGRFNRASFDLAAKSLLPWLA; this is encoded by the coding sequence ATGGAACAACTGCGTGCTGAACTCAGCCATCTGCTGGGCGAAAAGCTAAGCCGGGTGGAGTGCGTGAATGAAAAGGCCGATACCGCACTCTGGTCGTTGTATGACAGTCAGGGAAACCCCATGCCGCTGATGGCCAGAAGTTTTACCTCGCCTGGTGTCGCCAGACAGCTGGCCTGGAAAATGTCAATGCTGGCGCGGGAAGGAACGGTCCGTATGCCGACGGTTTACGGCGTGATGACGCATGAGGATCATCCCGGCCCGGATGTTCTGCTTATTGAGCGTTTACGCGGGGTCTCTGTTGAGGCCCCGACGCGTACACCGGCGCGCTGGGAACAGCTGAAAGATCAGATTGTTGAGGCTCTGCTTGCCTGGCACCGGCAGGACAGCCGGGGTCTTGTCGGCGCGGTAGACAGCACGCAGGAAAACCTGTGGCCGCTGTGGTATCGCCAGCGTGTCGAAGTGCTGTGGGGCACGCTGAACCAGTTCAACAACACCGGTTTAACGATGCAGGACAAACGTATTCTGTTCCGCACCCGGGAATGTCTGCCGACGCTGTTTGAAGGTTTTAACGACAACTGCGTGCTGGTGCACGGCAACTTCACGTTGCGCAGTATGCTGAAAGACTCGCGCAGCGACCAGCTGCTGGCGATGGTCGGGCCGGGGATCATGCTCTGGGCGCCGCGTGAGTACGAACTGTTCCGGCTCAGCGAGGGCGGGGCGGCGGAAGATTTGCTCTGGCACTATCTTCAGCGCGCTCCTGTCGCGGAGGCCTTTCTCTGGCGGCGCTGGCTCTATCTGCTCTGGGATGAGGTGGCGCAGCTGGTCAACACCGGGCGCTTTAATCGCGCCAGTTTCGATCTGGCCGCTAAATCACTCCTGCCCTGGCTTGCCTGA
- the lpxK gene encoding tetraacyldisaccharide 4'-kinase, with amino-acid sequence MIARIWSGESPLWVLLLPLSWLYGLVSGAIRLLYRLGIKRAWRAPVPVVVVGNLTAGGNGKTPVVIWLVEQLQKRGIRAGVVSRGYGGKAAQYPLVLSPDTTTAEAGDEPVLIYQRTGAPVAVSPVRSDAVKALLAKHDVQIIITDDGLQHYALARDKEIVVIDGVRRFGNGWWLPAGPVRERASRLKTVDAVIVNGGEARAGEIPMHLRPGQAVNLLTGERKDVAQLGQLVAMAGIGHPPRFFATLEQCGGRLEKRIPLADHQALVAEEVDRLAAPGQTLIMTEKDAVKCRAFAKENWWYLPVDAELSGEQPEHLLKELLALVQ; translated from the coding sequence ATGATTGCACGCATCTGGTCAGGTGAATCCCCTCTGTGGGTGCTGCTACTCCCGCTCTCCTGGCTGTATGGCCTGGTGAGCGGTGCTATTCGTCTGCTTTATCGCCTCGGGATCAAGCGCGCCTGGCGCGCACCGGTACCGGTAGTGGTGGTCGGTAACCTGACGGCGGGTGGAAACGGCAAAACCCCGGTGGTGATCTGGCTGGTAGAACAACTCCAGAAGCGCGGCATCCGCGCGGGGGTTGTCTCACGCGGTTACGGTGGCAAAGCGGCGCAGTATCCTCTGGTTCTGAGCCCTGACACGACAACCGCTGAAGCCGGTGATGAGCCGGTACTGATTTACCAGCGTACAGGCGCGCCGGTCGCGGTATCGCCGGTGCGCAGTGATGCCGTGAAGGCACTGCTTGCGAAGCATGACGTACAAATCATTATTACTGATGATGGTTTGCAGCATTACGCGCTGGCGCGTGACAAAGAGATCGTGGTCATTGACGGCGTGCGACGTTTTGGCAACGGCTGGTGGCTGCCCGCCGGGCCTGTGCGTGAGCGTGCGTCGCGCCTGAAGACCGTCGATGCCGTGATTGTGAACGGCGGTGAAGCCAGAGCGGGCGAAATCCCAATGCATCTTCGTCCCGGACAGGCCGTGAATTTGCTGACCGGCGAACGTAAAGACGTCGCACAACTGGGGCAACTGGTTGCGATGGCCGGGATTGGTCATCCGCCGCGGTTCTTCGCGACGCTGGAGCAATGTGGCGGACGGCTGGAAAAACGTATACCGCTGGCCGATCACCAGGCGCTGGTTGCCGAAGAGGTCGACAGGCTGGCAGCGCCGGGTCAGACGCTGATCATGACGGAAAAAGACGCGGTAAAATGCCGGGCCTTTGCGAAAGAAAACTGGTGGTATCTGCCGGTTGACGCTGAACTCAGCGGCGAACAGCCGGAACATTTGCTCAAGGAACTGCTCGCGTTAGTGCAGTAA
- the ihfB gene encoding integration host factor subunit beta, with the protein MTKSELIERLASQQPHIPAKAVEDAVKEMLEHMATTLAQGERIEIRGFGSFSLHYRAPRTGRNPKTGDKVELEGKYVPHFKPGKELRDRANIYGN; encoded by the coding sequence ATGACCAAGTCAGAATTGATTGAAAGACTTGCCAGTCAGCAACCGCATATCCCTGCCAAGGCTGTGGAAGATGCCGTTAAAGAGATGCTGGAGCATATGGCTACCACTCTTGCCCAGGGCGAGCGCATTGAAATCCGCGGTTTCGGTAGTTTTTCTCTGCACTATCGTGCACCACGTACCGGGCGTAACCCGAAGACTGGCGATAAAGTGGAGCTGGAAGGAAAGTATGTTCCGCACTTTAAGCCGGGTAAAGAACTGCGCGATCGCGCCAATATTTACGGTAACTGA
- a CDS encoding ComEC family protein codes for MGIHVISICAILAIIPLYWLPVLPDLQTVWMLIAAGIALSLQQRKWLTFSGLALLFLCWGILAAQESVWPMNHLTKAPQQAEVVITATDGATMHQGRIVSLNGKRVWAAIGVALYGNYLPQNVCVGQRWATTLRLRAVHGELNDGGYDSQKNAFARHQTLSGRFTHAEIVDAHCSLRAQYLTSLQNTLSAYQWGTVILGLGMGERLSVSREIKNLMRETGTMHLMAISGLHIALAASVIWFLARGIQFFLPGRWIIWQIPLLAGLIFAAFYAWLTGLQPPALRTVIALVVLAALKMSGRQWSPWQVWLTCVAAILIFDPLAVLSQSLALSAFAVAALIFWYQWLPLAHWQRGWCLRTLITLLYLQVGMLLLLLPLQILIFHGFSLSSLVANLFAVPLVTFISVPLILLGMFLHLFPVAALESIVWLAADKSLAGLFWLLMRLPNGWQDVDERWQYLTLLPWLLIIGWRFRAFSTVPAVCLAGSVVLAFPLWHRVKTDSWSLHMLDVGQGLAMVIERHGKTILYDTGLAWPGGDSAQQLIIPWLRWHHLRPEGVILSHEHLDHAGGLASLKAAWPAMWIRSPLAWAGHLPCFRGQRWQWQGLTFSVHWPPANTPVKGNNRSCVVKIDDGEQSVLLTGDIEAQAELGMLSHRWRQLTATLIQVPHHGSNTSSSTPLLQRVEGQVSLASMARYNAWRFPSVKVVRRYRNEGYLWLDTPQSGQISVTFSHHSRQIRRLREHYLPRWYHQWFGAPVDNG; via the coding sequence ATGGGGATCCACGTCATCAGTATTTGCGCCATTCTGGCCATAATTCCGCTCTATTGGTTGCCCGTTTTGCCAGATTTGCAGACCGTCTGGATGCTGATTGCCGCAGGAATCGCGTTATCACTACAGCAGAGAAAATGGCTTACGTTTTCAGGCCTTGCATTGCTCTTTTTATGCTGGGGCATTCTGGCCGCTCAGGAAAGCGTGTGGCCGATGAACCATTTGACGAAAGCACCGCAGCAGGCCGAGGTAGTCATTACCGCAACGGACGGCGCAACGATGCATCAGGGAAGGATTGTCAGCCTCAATGGGAAGCGCGTGTGGGCTGCCATAGGCGTGGCGCTGTATGGCAACTACCTGCCACAAAACGTCTGCGTCGGCCAACGCTGGGCAACGACCCTGCGGCTCAGGGCAGTGCATGGAGAACTCAACGATGGCGGTTATGATTCGCAGAAAAATGCCTTTGCCCGACACCAGACGCTGAGCGGACGGTTTACCCATGCGGAGATTGTTGACGCACACTGTAGTCTGCGTGCGCAATACCTGACATCACTACAGAATACACTTTCAGCATATCAGTGGGGGACCGTGATCCTGGGGCTGGGAATGGGTGAGCGGCTGTCGGTCTCGCGGGAGATAAAAAACCTGATGCGCGAGACCGGTACGATGCATCTGATGGCAATCTCGGGATTACATATTGCGCTGGCCGCTTCCGTTATCTGGTTTCTGGCGCGGGGCATCCAGTTCTTCCTGCCGGGCCGCTGGATTATCTGGCAAATTCCCTTGCTGGCAGGACTGATTTTTGCCGCGTTTTATGCATGGTTAACGGGCTTGCAGCCGCCCGCGCTGCGTACGGTTATCGCGCTTGTGGTACTGGCTGCATTAAAAATGAGCGGTCGCCAGTGGTCGCCCTGGCAGGTATGGCTTACCTGCGTGGCGGCGATCCTGATTTTCGACCCACTGGCGGTACTGTCACAAAGCCTGGCGTTGTCAGCGTTTGCGGTCGCCGCGCTTATTTTTTGGTATCAGTGGTTGCCTCTCGCGCACTGGCAACGGGGCTGGTGCCTGCGGACGCTGATTACGCTGTTGTATTTGCAGGTCGGAATGCTGCTGCTCCTGTTGCCGCTACAGATATTGATTTTCCATGGTTTCAGTCTCTCTTCGCTGGTGGCGAATCTGTTTGCTGTTCCTCTGGTGACCTTTATTTCAGTTCCGCTGATCCTGCTCGGCATGTTTCTGCATCTGTTTCCTGTGGCGGCGCTGGAAAGTATCGTCTGGCTGGCTGCCGATAAATCTCTGGCAGGGCTTTTCTGGCTATTGATGCGTTTGCCGAATGGCTGGCAGGACGTTGATGAACGCTGGCAATACCTGACGTTACTGCCCTGGCTGCTGATCATTGGCTGGCGATTCAGGGCCTTCAGCACAGTACCCGCAGTCTGTCTGGCAGGCAGCGTGGTACTGGCATTTCCACTCTGGCACAGGGTAAAAACCGACAGCTGGTCCCTGCATATGCTTGATGTAGGGCAGGGGCTGGCGATGGTCATTGAGCGTCACGGTAAGACGATTCTGTATGACACGGGGCTGGCATGGCCAGGTGGGGACAGCGCGCAGCAGCTGATCATCCCCTGGCTACGCTGGCATCACCTGAGGCCGGAAGGGGTGATCCTGAGCCATGAACACCTCGATCACGCGGGGGGACTGGCATCGCTAAAAGCTGCCTGGCCCGCAATGTGGATCAGAAGCCCCTTAGCCTGGGCCGGGCATCTTCCCTGCTTTCGTGGGCAGCGATGGCAGTGGCAGGGATTAACGTTCTCCGTGCACTGGCCACCCGCAAACACTCCGGTGAAAGGTAACAACCGCTCCTGCGTGGTAAAAATTGATGACGGCGAACAGAGCGTTTTACTGACCGGGGATATTGAAGCGCAGGCAGAACTGGGAATGCTGAGCCACCGCTGGCGTCAACTTACGGCTACACTGATTCAGGTGCCGCATCATGGAAGTAACACGTCATCCTCGACACCGCTGCTACAGCGCGTGGAGGGGCAGGTGTCGCTGGCCTCAATGGCCCGCTATAACGCGTGGCGTTTCCCTTCCGTCAAAGTGGTCCGGCGCTATCGAAATGAGGGTTATCTCTGGCTTGATACCCCGCAGTCCGGGCAGATATCCGTGACGTTTTCGCACCATAGTCGGCAAATTCGCCGCTTACGCGAACACTATTTACCGCGTTGGTATCATCAGTGGTTTGGCGCGCCCGTAGATAACGGGTAG
- the kdsB gene encoding 3-deoxy-manno-octulosonate cytidylyltransferase yields MSFVVIIPARYASTRLPGKPLVDINGKPMIVHVLERARESGAGRVIVATDHPDVARAVEAAGGEVCMTRADHQSGTERLAEVVEKCGFSDETVIVNVQGDEPMIPAAIIRQVADNLAQRQVGMATLAVPIHHAEEAFNPNAVKVVTDAEGYALYFSRATIPWDRDRFAQSKETIGETFLRHIGIYGYRAGFIRRYVAWSPSPLEHIEMLEQLRVLWYGEKIHVAVAREIPGTGVDTPEDLERVRVEMR; encoded by the coding sequence ATGAGTTTTGTTGTCATTATTCCTGCGCGTTATGCTTCAACGCGCCTGCCGGGTAAACCGCTGGTGGATATCAACGGTAAGCCGATGATTGTGCACGTGCTTGAACGGGCGCGCGAATCGGGTGCCGGACGCGTCATCGTCGCCACCGATCACCCGGATGTCGCGCGAGCGGTTGAGGCCGCGGGTGGGGAAGTGTGCATGACCCGTGCCGATCATCAGTCAGGCACCGAGCGTCTGGCGGAAGTCGTCGAAAAATGTGGTTTCAGCGACGAGACGGTGATTGTGAACGTGCAGGGCGATGAGCCGATGATCCCGGCGGCGATTATCCGTCAGGTGGCCGACAACCTGGCGCAGCGTCAGGTTGGCATGGCGACCCTCGCGGTGCCGATTCACCACGCTGAAGAGGCGTTCAATCCGAATGCGGTGAAAGTGGTCACGGACGCAGAGGGCTACGCGCTCTATTTCTCCCGCGCCACCATTCCGTGGGATCGCGACCGTTTTGCACAATCGAAAGAGACGATCGGCGAAACCTTCCTGCGCCACATTGGAATTTATGGCTACCGCGCCGGTTTTATTCGTCGCTATGTCGCCTGGTCGCCAAGCCCGCTGGAGCATATCGAAATGCTCGAACAGCTTCGTGTGCTGTGGTACGGCGAGAAAATTCACGTTGCGGTTGCCCGTGAAATCCCTGGCACCGGCGTGGATACCCCTGAAGATCTTGAGCGCGTACGCGTCGAAATGCGTTAA